The genome window TACGTACGTACGTATATGTATTGTTCTAATTTGATTCTGAATGTTAATTCTGAAACTAATGCTAGGGAAAATAACCCTATCTAACACCATTTCAGATGGCTAGTATTCTGTCACGTTCCTGCCTTCTGCAACTCATTAAAACCCTACGAAACTGCTTTGGTTTTCGGCCGGACACTTCTCAAAGCTGTCTACCAATATTTCGCGCAACAACTGGTCGCACGTTGTCTTGCAGAAAAAGAAAGATTCTCGGCCGAAAAACGAACTGTTCTTTCCATCATGCCCAAGTTTCTGGAAGCATTCAAACAGGAATTACTTAAGGACGATtcatgcatttgggatccttcATATCGATCTCCTCTTTCTTATCTAATGCATCAGCGGAAGCGGCAGCAGGAAGCTGCGATGGCAAGTAATAAACGTTTCAACGGTGAACAATCGTACAAGAAGGTGAAGAAAGAAGCGGAAAACGAAGATTTATcggaggaagcattccagaaggCATTGAAGCAGATTAATGAGTCTAAATCGAGTGCAGTGAATACAGAGGTTTTATATCCGGTAAATACGCGAATGTCTCGCGATGAGAATGTTAAGGCTGAGGAAAGTCGACGTGAGATTGAGTTTCATATCATTGGGAATTCACTTACGAAACCAGTCTCGAAGCAGTCGATGTTGTGGTTGTTAGGATTGCATACGATTTTTTCGCATCATTTGACTGAGATGCCCAAGGAATATATTAGTCAATTGGTCTTTGATCCGTAAGTTCCTTGTTCGGTGGCAATTTTTCATTATCTTATTCGAGTTTTCATACTTTTAGTAAGCATAAAACCCTCGCCTTGATTAAGGATAATAAGCCGATTGGTGGGATATGTTTTAGAACTTTTGCATCGCAGGTAATTTGTTCAATAGGAGGCATCTTTTCAAAATGGTTTATTGTTTGTGAAATCTACATGAACAGGGTTTCATTGAAATTGTCTTTTGTGCGGTCACAATGAACATGCAAGTTTGCGGGTACGGAACTCATTTAATGAATCACCTGAAAGACTACAGCACACAACGAGGGATTCGGCATTTCCTCGCTTATGCTGACCAACATGCGATAGGATATTTCAAGAAACAAGGCTTCTCAAAGGACATTAAAATCGCTCGACCCCTCTATGCCGGCTACATCAAAGAATACGAGGGTGCCACCTTGATGCACTGCGAATTTCACCCAAGCCTGGTTTATACTCAATTCATATCGGTTATACGAGAACAAAGGGAAATAGTTAAAGAACTCATTGTTCAAAGGCAACAGGAAGTACAAAAAATTCATCCTGGATTGACATGCTTCAAAGAGGGTGTTCGTTCGATTCCCGTGGAATCTATACCCGGTCTGCGggaaattggctggaaaccgcAAACACGGGCCCAACGCACATCTCGACCGCTCGAGGAATCAGCCGATCCAGATAAGCTTGCCACAACATTTGCAACAGTTCTGGCCACGGTTCGACAACATTCGGCAGCTTGGCCGTTTTTGAAACCGGTGAATCCAATTCAAGTGCCAGATTATTATGATACCATCAAATATCCAATGGATTTGAAGACAATGGGTGAGAGGCTAAAGAAGGGGTAAGAGTGATTCATTTTAGATTCGGATTTGTGTTGAGAAGAGAGAATATATTTCAGATATTATGTAAATCGACGACTGTTTATGGCTGATATGGCTCGGATATTCTCCAACTGTCGATTGTTCAATGCTCAGGACACCGAATATTATAGGTGAGTATGTCTCCCTTTCCGAAAAAGGTTgagataaaatatttgaaaggagCTAGAGCTGGACCCAATATTTGGCTTCCATATACAACAGCTCGAACAAATCTGATTCATGGTTTTATCTTCTAAACTTCAGATGTGCAAATCAACTGGAACGATATTTTCAAACTAAAATGAAGGAAATCGGTCTGTgggacaaatgatcttcaactTCCCGCCAATGTTCCCCTATTAATACGCAGTCCACTACCGGCAAACACATTTCGCATTCAACGGCAGTCGCTTCTCCAGCTTCGTCATCATCTTCCGACGACGAGGCGCTAatcaaattgaaagaaaacgAATCAATGAAAAGTTTGAACCCAATTTCGCCTTCTAAGCAATCTGAACTTCTACACAATATCACTTACGGATCCATTACTTTAGATTCGCAGCAACAAGCGGCGATAGTTTTAAAGGTAAACTTGAGCGATATGACGAAGAAGATTGGATAGAGCAGCGCTTACGATGGTCTTCGAAATTGGTAGGAATTTAGATTATTTTTCTGCTTTAAATCGTTAGCAGAAAGGTTTTACTGAGAAGttaatgtttttattattattcgggAATATTTAAAAAGTATTTGTAAGCTTCTATGCTTTTCACATCTCTCCACTTTCAGTGTTAGATCGAGTTCAATTGGGGCGACTCACTTTGAGAGCGCTTCCACCCTTGTTACAATATTTGGCGTTTCCGAACGCCTGATGTATTTGCTGCGGTTTTTGGTTGTAGTAAATTGATTCTCGGCTCTTTTCAATTATTAGTGACAT of Hermetia illucens chromosome 4, iHerIll2.2.curated.20191125, whole genome shotgun sequence contains these proteins:
- the LOC119653891 gene encoding histone acetyltransferase KAT2A, whose product is MSDNSRYSMESGVKVKDEVDSQYDGNESTISSTTTTTSSVPRQEITRQNSLIRIQQRKQKVFQLPRLQKMAKLAMYSACQAETCLCTGWKIPQEHRNKDVEGSYCPDFSEECRFDQCKHTLDMHISHVRDITSEQLNKLLCAVIDVENLYMSMQRVEDEDTKKVYLYLFRLLRQCIITRKQPAIRGPLGDPPFETPNIAKAVSNFVFYKYNHLSQTELQIMIEAAKTFLNFINHWNFEPPSARSGDVTQEDASTYKINYTRWLVFCHVPAFCNSLKPYETALVFGRTLLKAVYQYFAQQLVARCLAEKERFSAEKRTVLSIMPKFLEAFKQELLKDDSCIWDPSYRSPLSYLMHQRKRQQEAAMASNKRFNGEQSYKKVKKEAENEDLSEEAFQKALKQINESKSSAVNTEVLYPVNTRMSRDENVKAEESRREIEFHIIGNSLTKPVSKQSMLWLLGLHTIFSHHLTEMPKEYISQLVFDPKHKTLALIKDNKPIGGICFRTFASQGFIEIVFCAVTMNMQVCGYGTHLMNHLKDYSTQRGIRHFLAYADQHAIGYFKKQGFSKDIKIARPLYAGYIKEYEGATLMHCEFHPSLVYTQFISVIREQREIVKELIVQRQQEVQKIHPGLTCFKEGVRSIPVESIPGLREIGWKPQTRAQRTSRPLEESADPDKLATTFATVLATVRQHSAAWPFLKPVNPIQVPDYYDTIKYPMDLKTMGERLKKGYYVNRRLFMADMARIFSNCRLFNAQDTEYYRCANQLERYFQTKMKEIGLWDK